A single genomic interval of Methylophilales bacterium MBRSF5 harbors:
- a CDS encoding cell division protein FtsE (ATP-binding protein of an ATP-binding cassette transporter; when bound to FtsX, FtsEX localizes to the cell division site and plays a role in the assembly or stability of the septal ring under low-salt growth conditions), whose product MIRFDQVYKRYPGYREALQNISFEILPGELVFVTGASGAGKSTLLKVLSSIEKPSSGTVIFENFNLAQAKDNTLNRIRKKFGMVFQDHKLLYDRNCYENVALPLAVHNIFGEEAEKRIRAALDKVGLLNKEKMMPITLSGGEQQRLAIARAIVCRPSIIIADEPTGNLDKGYANDIMNIFFSFQQVGVTVIISTHELPNIPMRFKHIHLENGQLKLNQQPYDHLPA is encoded by the coding sequence ATGATTCGCTTTGATCAAGTTTATAAAAGGTATCCTGGATATCGAGAGGCGCTTCAAAATATTAGCTTTGAAATACTTCCTGGAGAGTTAGTGTTTGTTACCGGAGCTTCTGGTGCCGGCAAATCAACACTCTTAAAAGTACTGTCCTCTATTGAAAAACCATCATCCGGAACAGTCATCTTTGAAAATTTTAATCTTGCACAAGCAAAAGATAATACGCTCAATAGGATCAGAAAGAAGTTTGGCATGGTGTTTCAAGATCATAAGTTATTGTATGACAGAAACTGCTATGAAAATGTGGCCCTGCCATTAGCGGTCCACAATATCTTTGGTGAGGAAGCAGAAAAAAGGATTAGGGCTGCTCTTGATAAAGTTGGACTGCTTAATAAAGAGAAAATGATGCCAATAACTTTATCAGGTGGAGAGCAACAGCGTTTGGCTATAGCAAGAGCGATTGTGTGTCGTCCGAGTATTATTATTGCCGATGAGCCTACAGGAAACCTAGACAAAGGTTATGCAAACGATATTATGAATATTTTTTTCAGCTTTCAACAAGTTGGGGTCACAGTAATTATCTCAACTCACGAGCTGCCAAATATTCCTATGCGCTTTAAACATATACATCTAGAAAATGGACAACTCAAATTAAATCAACAGCCTTATGATCACCTACCTGCTTAA
- a CDS encoding cell division protein FtsY produces the protein MFDFLKKIFKGDESKKTDSKPIKKTNKLKTEPKKPAVTKSKKFEKESNKKTKPKNDAAQLKPAKKTETKPSADQDDTLKKDEKLSFAEKIKQGLKKTRDAISGNLSALSFTKNIDQEFYDELEMTLIAADVGYAATQQIISELKDRVKKEKLEDGAQLKSLLKKILSELLQHIEKPLIHIETSPFVILVVGVNGAGKTTTIGKLTKLLLDEDKSVLIAAGDTFRAAAKEQLQVWSDRNNVTVISQDTGDPSAVIFDAMQSAKAKGIDIVIADTAGRLPTQKHLIDELAKIKKVIQKFDETAPHETILVLDANTGQNAINQIKVFNEAVSLTGLIMTKLDGTAKGGIVAAIAKEQPIPLRFIGVGEKIDDLKIFSAEDYAEGLLE, from the coding sequence ATGTTTGATTTCCTAAAAAAAATTTTTAAAGGTGATGAATCAAAGAAAACTGATTCAAAACCTATCAAAAAAACAAACAAGCTAAAAACAGAGCCTAAAAAACCTGCAGTTACAAAATCAAAAAAATTTGAAAAAGAGTCTAACAAAAAAACCAAGCCAAAAAATGATGCGGCGCAATTAAAACCAGCTAAAAAAACTGAAACAAAGCCTTCGGCAGATCAAGATGACACACTTAAGAAAGATGAAAAGCTTTCATTTGCTGAAAAAATTAAGCAAGGTCTAAAAAAAACAAGAGACGCCATTAGTGGCAATTTGTCTGCTTTGTCATTTACAAAAAATATTGATCAAGAATTTTATGATGAACTTGAAATGACTTTGATTGCAGCAGACGTTGGTTATGCTGCCACTCAACAAATTATTTCTGAATTAAAAGACAGAGTAAAAAAGGAAAAGTTAGAGGATGGTGCACAATTAAAAAGTTTGCTTAAAAAAATCCTATCGGAGCTTTTGCAGCACATAGAAAAACCATTAATTCATATTGAAACCAGTCCTTTCGTGATTCTGGTTGTAGGGGTAAATGGTGCTGGTAAAACGACCACTATTGGTAAATTAACAAAGCTTCTATTAGATGAGGATAAGAGTGTTTTAATTGCGGCTGGCGATACTTTCCGTGCCGCAGCAAAAGAGCAACTTCAAGTTTGGAGCGATCGAAACAACGTCACCGTAATATCTCAAGACACCGGAGATCCAAGTGCAGTTATTTTTGATGCGATGCAGTCAGCTAAAGCTAAGGGTATAGATATTGTTATTGCTGATACTGCCGGTCGCCTCCCAACTCAAAAACACCTAATAGATGAACTGGCTAAAATAAAAAAAGTTATTCAAAAATTCGACGAAACAGCTCCGCATGAAACCATCTTAGTTTTAGATGCCAATACAGGTCAAAATGCCATCAATCAAATAAAAGTTTTCAATGAGGCTGTTTCATTAACAGGATTAATCATGACTAAACTTGATGGCACGGCTAAGGGAGGGATTGTTGCTGCGATAGCAAAAGAACAACCGATACCCTTAAGATTTATTGGTGTTGGAGAGAAAATTGATGACCTTAAAATATTTAGTGCTGAAGATTATGCAGAGGGTTTGCTGGAATGA
- a CDS encoding ubiquinone biosynthesis protein UbiB, with translation MTVFKFLRFIGIALFYKLDLFFNTNIYVRFLSYLLFPLRIFKSGTKSENLRRALEVAGPIFVKFGQMLSTRRDLLPTDIANELAKLQDKVPPFTFRETKIILNEAYPGGYEKIFRHISDQPIASASVAQVYLGELMDGSKVAIKILRPNIEEQVKNNIKLLKWIAGLLKILWSEGRRLKPVEVVNEFEKHTKSELNLLLEAGHCEHLGENFKDKKLLIVPKVYWDFCHEKVMVMEAMDGIPISQIEVLKKNKIDLIKLSENGVTIFFTQVFRDGFFHADMHPGNIQVAKDGRYVAMDFGIMGTLNEEDKYYLAKNFVCFFNRDYRGVAQAHLDSNWVPSDTSVDEFENAIRAVCEPIFNKPLKEISFGKLLIRLFQTSRQFNMEIQPQLTMLQKTLLNVEGLGRELNPDLDLWKTARPFLEKWLKEQLGIKHFVKSLKKDFPKWLNIIKNLPHYEELKNQQVDLSNQLAKQELSNVRHKKNNNYLKWIIAVFFILMCIQLFIIIFLF, from the coding sequence ATGACCGTCTTTAAATTTTTAAGATTCATTGGCATCGCCCTATTCTATAAATTAGATTTATTTTTTAATACTAATATTTACGTAAGATTTCTTTCCTATTTACTTTTCCCATTGCGAATTTTTAAAAGTGGGACAAAATCCGAAAACTTAAGAAGAGCTCTTGAAGTAGCAGGACCAATATTTGTAAAATTTGGACAAATGTTATCTACAAGACGAGATTTGTTACCTACCGATATTGCCAATGAGCTAGCAAAACTTCAGGACAAAGTCCCGCCTTTTACCTTTAGAGAAACAAAAATAATTCTTAATGAGGCGTATCCGGGTGGTTATGAAAAAATATTTAGGCATATTTCAGATCAGCCTATTGCTAGCGCCTCTGTTGCTCAAGTGTATCTTGGAGAATTAATGGATGGTTCGAAAGTGGCCATTAAAATCTTAAGGCCTAATATAGAAGAGCAAGTTAAAAATAACATCAAACTCCTTAAATGGATTGCTGGATTGTTAAAAATCCTATGGTCTGAAGGAAGACGTTTAAAACCCGTTGAGGTGGTAAATGAGTTTGAAAAACACACTAAATCTGAATTAAATCTCCTTCTGGAGGCTGGTCATTGTGAACACTTGGGAGAAAACTTTAAAGATAAAAAATTATTAATTGTGCCCAAAGTGTATTGGGATTTCTGTCATGAAAAAGTGATGGTAATGGAAGCAATGGATGGTATTCCGATCTCACAAATCGAAGTATTGAAAAAAAATAAAATAGATCTCATCAAACTCTCAGAAAATGGGGTCACCATCTTCTTTACACAAGTCTTTAGAGATGGATTTTTTCATGCCGACATGCATCCAGGCAATATTCAAGTTGCCAAAGATGGGCGATATGTGGCTATGGATTTTGGAATTATGGGAACCCTTAACGAGGAAGATAAATATTATTTAGCTAAAAACTTTGTCTGTTTCTTTAATCGCGATTACCGAGGAGTAGCTCAAGCTCATTTAGATTCCAATTGGGTGCCATCAGACACTTCAGTAGATGAATTTGAGAATGCGATAAGAGCTGTTTGTGAACCCATATTTAATAAACCTCTTAAAGAAATCTCTTTCGGTAAATTACTTATTCGTCTTTTTCAAACTTCAAGACAATTTAATATGGAAATACAACCTCAGCTAACAATGCTACAGAAAACATTATTAAATGTTGAAGGTCTTGGCCGAGAATTGAATCCAGATTTAGACCTTTGGAAAACAGCTAGGCCTTTTTTAGAAAAGTGGCTTAAAGAGCAGCTGGGTATTAAACACTTTGTTAAATCGTTAAAGAAAGATTTTCCAAAATGGCTCAATATAATAAAAAATCTACCGCACTATGAGGAGCTTAAAAATCAACAAGTTGATTTATCGAATCAATTAGCAAAACAAGAGCTCTCAAATGTGCGGCATAAAAAAAATAATAATTATTTGAAATGGATCATTGCTGTTTTTTTTATATTGATGTGCATTCAATTATTCATTATTATTTTTCTTTTTTAA
- a CDS encoding ABC transporter permease — MIINIASKEIKSFFVTPMGWIILALITAAFGTYYLEGVNSYFEVMSGAIRPAERVGVTIYVGQTVYGAAFFLMLFAVPLMSMRLISEERRQQTLPFLFSAPVSIVEIVLGKFFGLFAFLALMVVYIFLMLSTLNIWADIDFGYLFSNTFGLLLLVGSFAAIGIYFSSLTSQPIIAAILSFIFAFLLLGLESYFASQPNHWFHHISLLKHFQTFSRGVISSKDIIYFLLFISTFIVLTIRRLDADRLRG; from the coding sequence ATGATTATAAATATTGCCTCTAAGGAGATTAAAAGTTTTTTCGTGACCCCAATGGGTTGGATAATCTTGGCTTTAATAACTGCAGCTTTTGGAACCTACTACCTTGAGGGAGTTAATAGTTATTTTGAAGTTATGTCTGGAGCAATCCGACCTGCGGAAAGAGTTGGAGTGACTATTTATGTCGGTCAAACAGTTTATGGCGCAGCTTTTTTTCTTATGTTATTTGCCGTTCCACTGATGTCAATGAGACTGATTAGTGAAGAAAGACGGCAGCAAACCCTGCCATTTTTATTTTCCGCACCAGTATCTATTGTTGAGATTGTCCTAGGAAAATTTTTTGGACTTTTTGCCTTTTTAGCTCTCATGGTTGTTTACATATTTTTAATGCTTTCTACCTTAAATATATGGGCTGACATTGATTTTGGTTATCTCTTTTCTAATACATTTGGGTTGTTACTTCTTGTCGGAAGTTTTGCTGCCATTGGTATATATTTTTCAAGTCTGACCAGTCAACCAATTATCGCTGCAATTTTAAGTTTTATTTTTGCATTTTTGCTTTTAGGTTTAGAAAGCTACTTTGCTAGTCAGCCTAATCATTGGTTTCATCATATTTCATTGTTAAAACATTTTCAGACTTTTTCCAGGGGGGTGATCAGTTCAAAGGATATTATTTATTTCTTACTCTTTATCTCAACTTTCATAGTTTTAACAATTCGCCGTTTAGATGCAGATAGGTTGAGAGGTTAA
- a CDS encoding RNA polymerase factor sigma-32 (binds with the catalytic core of RNA polymerase to produce the holoenzyme; this sigma factor is responsible for the expression of heat shock promoters), protein MNNALTIPLSPSLDSFDLYQQQVQAIPLLTEQEEMNLAKKLHDENDLNAARQLIMSHLRLVIKIARSYSGYGLNQADLVQEGNIGLMKAVKRFDPSRGVRLVSFAMYWIKAEIQEFVVRNWRLVKTATTKAQRKLFFNLRSMKKTLQPLKQEEIKEIAKELNVKESDVKEMEYRFNGNEIALDYQDEDNEDDVFRPISYLQDENADPVKQLISKESESNNLSALSNAIKSIDERSRYILKSRWLNEEKSKTLHELADELGVSAERIRQIEQNALKKLKSLM, encoded by the coding sequence ATGAATAACGCTTTAACCATACCTTTAAGCCCGTCTTTGGATAGCTTTGACTTGTACCAACAGCAGGTACAGGCGATTCCTTTGCTTACCGAACAAGAAGAGATGAATTTAGCAAAAAAACTTCATGATGAAAATGATCTTAATGCGGCTCGACAATTAATTATGTCTCATTTAAGGCTGGTAATAAAAATTGCTCGCTCCTATTCAGGCTATGGTTTAAATCAGGCAGACCTTGTCCAAGAAGGAAATATTGGTTTAATGAAGGCTGTGAAACGATTTGATCCATCTCGAGGGGTTAGGCTGGTCTCATTTGCGATGTACTGGATCAAGGCAGAAATTCAAGAGTTTGTCGTCCGTAATTGGCGCTTGGTTAAAACAGCCACCACCAAGGCGCAAAGAAAATTATTCTTTAATCTACGCAGCATGAAAAAAACATTACAACCCCTCAAGCAAGAGGAAATAAAAGAAATAGCTAAAGAGTTAAATGTAAAAGAATCCGATGTTAAAGAAATGGAATATCGTTTTAACGGCAATGAAATCGCTCTTGACTACCAAGATGAAGATAATGAAGATGATGTATTTCGTCCCATATCTTATCTGCAAGATGAAAATGCAGATCCAGTTAAACAATTAATTTCCAAAGAATCCGAATCTAATAATCTTTCAGCGTTATCCAATGCGATTAAATCGATTGATGAGCGAAGTCGTTACATTCTAAAATCTAGATGGTTAAATGAAGAAAAATCTAAAACACTCCATGAATTAGCCGATGAGCTGGGTGTGTCTGCAGAAAGAATTAGACAAATAGAGCAAAACGCTTTAAAAAAATTAAAAAGCTTAATGTAG
- a CDS encoding sodium:solute symporter, translated as MLLTFVCIYILISVGIGFYVSTKVKNTRDFAIAGRHLPLPVVIATVFATWFGAEAIFGVSSTFVNEGLHGLVADPFGASMCLIIAGFLFSKYLYHLNFITLGDFYRKRYDRKIEVITSIAILISYLGWVAAQIKALGLIINVLTDHQVSEEVGMIIGTLIVVSYTTLGGMLSVAILDFIQMLVIISGLLFISYIVSDMSGGVMTVLDHARENNKFDFWPKGDIFTWISFFGVWVTLMLGSIPQQDVFQRITSAKTAKIAFWGSIFGASIYFAFTFVPMFIAYSATIIDPEYFQSIIEFDSQYVLPEFIIKYTPPIAQIIFFGAVISAIMSCSSATLLAPSVTFAENVIKPLRPGMTDKEFLKMMRICLVAFSFVVLNYALASNLSIFQMVESAYKVTLAGAFTPLIFGIFWKKANHHGALASICFGIATWVIFEIIYGEDGLIPAQLIGLLVSMVSMVLVSLITQQSTLAGAAKKT; from the coding sequence ATGCTTCTCACTTTTGTCTGTATTTATATACTGATATCTGTAGGTATCGGATTTTACGTTTCAACGAAAGTTAAAAATACGAGAGATTTTGCCATTGCAGGAAGGCATTTACCCTTACCTGTTGTGATTGCAACCGTGTTCGCCACATGGTTTGGTGCTGAAGCCATCTTTGGTGTTTCCTCTACATTTGTGAATGAAGGACTGCATGGGTTGGTTGCCGACCCATTTGGGGCTAGCATGTGTCTAATTATTGCAGGTTTTCTATTTTCAAAATATTTATACCATCTCAATTTTATAACCCTCGGTGATTTTTATCGCAAAAGATATGATCGTAAAATTGAAGTCATTACCTCCATTGCTATTTTGATTTCATATCTAGGCTGGGTGGCTGCTCAAATTAAGGCATTAGGCTTAATAATTAATGTCTTAACTGATCATCAAGTCTCTGAAGAAGTAGGTATGATTATTGGGACTTTAATCGTCGTTTCATACACCACCCTTGGTGGCATGTTATCAGTTGCTATTCTCGATTTTATTCAGATGTTGGTCATTATTTCTGGGCTGCTCTTTATAAGCTATATTGTATCTGACATGTCGGGTGGAGTGATGACTGTACTTGATCATGCAAGAGAAAATAACAAATTCGATTTTTGGCCGAAAGGCGATATTTTTACATGGATTTCCTTTTTTGGTGTGTGGGTCACATTAATGCTTGGCTCCATCCCCCAACAAGATGTCTTTCAAAGAATAACTTCTGCCAAAACAGCTAAGATTGCATTCTGGGGTTCCATTTTTGGCGCATCAATTTATTTCGCTTTTACTTTTGTTCCCATGTTTATTGCTTACTCAGCAACAATAATCGATCCAGAATATTTTCAGTCAATTATTGAATTTGATTCCCAGTACGTTCTCCCCGAATTTATTATTAAGTACACTCCACCAATCGCACAAATAATATTTTTTGGAGCGGTCATATCGGCGATTATGAGTTGCTCATCTGCAACACTCTTAGCTCCGTCTGTTACTTTTGCCGAAAATGTCATCAAACCCCTAAGACCTGGAATGACAGATAAAGAATTTCTTAAAATGATGAGAATATGTTTGGTCGCATTCTCTTTTGTGGTATTGAATTATGCTCTAGCTTCAAATTTATCTATTTTTCAAATGGTGGAGTCTGCTTATAAAGTTACCCTGGCTGGAGCATTCACCCCTCTCATCTTTGGCATTTTTTGGAAAAAAGCCAATCATCATGGTGCATTGGCATCCATTTGCTTTGGGATTGCCACATGGGTCATCTTTGAAATTATATATGGTGAAGATGGGTTGATACCCGCTCAGCTAATTGGATTATTAGTGAGCATGGTATCAATGGTTTTGGTTTCCTTAATAACTCAACAATCAACGTTGGCAGGTGCTGCAAAAAAAACTTGA
- a CDS encoding zinc protease → MRVLLSIFCLFFSSILYANINIDFWKTENGVRVYFVESHELPIVDIKINFDAGSARDPKGQYGVANLTNYLMLLGAGDLDENQISNRFSDIGATLGGGIDRDHAKLSIRTLSDKKIFSQAVDTFKLVLTNPSFADDVFEREKKSTLSLIDQSKTQPDSLGKNAFSKALYGDHPYSHPEEGLTESVSKLTRNNIIDFYNQFYSSQNASIVIVGDLSKTEAQKVVSDLTSHLKDYGHVPIPEVTENDPQNVSIEHPAQQAHLFYGMPSMVRLDKDFYPLYVGNYIVGGGGFVSRLTGEVREKNGLVYSVYSYFMPLTQKGPFQIGLQTKKSQMNDALNLVKQVMKDFIEKGPTKEELKDAKMNLIGGFPLRLDSNKKIAEYISMMAIYNYPIDYLESFAKNIDKVTVEDIKDAFQRRIDMSRFSTVIVGNS, encoded by the coding sequence ATGAGAGTTTTATTATCAATTTTTTGTTTATTTTTTTCATCGATTCTTTATGCAAATATCAACATCGATTTTTGGAAGACAGAAAATGGAGTCAGAGTATATTTTGTCGAATCTCATGAGCTACCAATTGTTGATATCAAAATTAACTTTGATGCTGGTTCCGCAAGAGATCCCAAGGGACAATATGGCGTTGCTAACCTGACAAATTACTTAATGTTACTTGGCGCCGGAGATTTGGATGAAAATCAGATAAGTAATCGTTTTTCTGATATCGGGGCTACCCTTGGAGGCGGCATCGACCGCGATCATGCTAAGCTGTCAATAAGAACTTTATCCGATAAAAAAATATTTTCTCAGGCAGTAGACACTTTTAAGCTTGTGCTGACAAATCCATCCTTTGCTGATGATGTGTTTGAGCGCGAGAAAAAAAGTACATTATCCTTAATTGATCAATCAAAAACTCAGCCTGATTCGTTAGGTAAGAATGCATTTTCTAAAGCACTCTATGGAGACCATCCTTATAGTCATCCTGAAGAGGGACTGACTGAATCAGTATCAAAACTAACTCGGAATAATATTATTGATTTTTACAATCAGTTCTACTCCTCTCAAAACGCATCTATTGTGATTGTCGGAGATTTAAGCAAAACCGAAGCACAAAAAGTTGTCAGTGATCTAACGTCGCATCTTAAAGATTATGGACATGTTCCAATTCCTGAGGTGACAGAAAATGATCCCCAAAATGTTTCGATAGAGCATCCGGCACAACAGGCCCATTTATTTTATGGAATGCCTTCAATGGTGAGATTAGATAAAGACTTTTATCCTTTGTATGTTGGCAATTACATTGTTGGAGGTGGCGGTTTTGTTTCTCGTCTGACTGGGGAGGTCAGAGAGAAAAATGGGTTGGTTTACAGTGTGTACTCTTACTTTATGCCATTAACTCAAAAGGGACCTTTTCAAATTGGCCTGCAGACCAAAAAATCGCAAATGAATGATGCTCTTAACTTGGTGAAACAGGTAATGAAAGATTTTATTGAAAAAGGACCAACCAAGGAAGAATTAAAAGATGCGAAGATGAATTTAATTGGTGGATTCCCTCTAAGACTCGATAGTAATAAAAAAATCGCTGAGTATATTTCAATGATGGCCATCTATAATTACCCCATTGATTATCTTGAAAGCTTTGCTAAAAATATCGATAAGGTGACCGTCGAAGATATCAAAGATGCTTTTCAAAGAAGGATAGATATGTCAAGATTCTCAACAGTTATTGTTGGGAATTCTTAA
- a CDS encoding ABC transporter, with protein sequence MKNTKNIKQRLQLLLQNWVFVVLFIILVLLLGFISNQYEFSKDITQANRNTLTEGSIGVLKEMDGPINLTVFATKDDVNKGDKFRQGIINFIARYQRSKPDINIKFISPVEEPKLAQDMGIRVDGEVVVEYNKRTEHITPPFAEQELTNLLVRLTRTNEKPIMYLDGHGEKNLLGLKNSDLGEFGKQLENKGFKFSNPDLTVLPSVPEEGSMLVIASPKKDVSDLEAKKIVKFLESGGNLLWLLDDSNFKGLDEVAQYIGLTVLDGKIYDPSSEQYGSTPGLTFALRYGDHPITRNFMLRTLFSNPKALNAKGTYENGWEVTELVDVAAGGWLERGNETNPTFEEDQDQSGPINIAVALKREYGEVGQRVVVVGNSEFLSNAFITSGGNLDLGVNLVNWLSGDDKLINIQPMPLKDVNVTIPETRTSFVIAWTIFHSFQYFIPVGLFIGGIWLWLRRRKR encoded by the coding sequence ATGAAAAATACAAAAAATATTAAACAAAGGTTACAGCTTCTACTTCAAAATTGGGTATTTGTTGTTCTATTCATCATTCTTGTTTTGCTGCTTGGGTTTATTTCTAATCAGTATGAATTTTCAAAAGACATTACCCAAGCCAACAGAAATACTTTGACTGAGGGAAGTATTGGTGTTTTAAAAGAAATGGATGGCCCAATTAATCTTACAGTCTTTGCGACCAAAGATGATGTCAATAAAGGTGATAAATTTCGACAAGGAATTATTAATTTTATTGCTCGCTATCAGCGCTCAAAACCTGACATCAATATCAAGTTTATTAGTCCAGTTGAGGAGCCAAAATTGGCTCAGGACATGGGTATCCGTGTTGATGGTGAGGTCGTTGTTGAATATAACAAAAGAACAGAACACATAACCCCACCTTTTGCCGAACAAGAGCTCACGAACTTGTTAGTGAGGCTAACCAGAACCAATGAAAAGCCAATTATGTATTTGGATGGCCATGGAGAAAAAAATCTTCTGGGTTTAAAAAATTCTGATTTAGGTGAATTTGGTAAACAATTAGAAAATAAAGGATTTAAATTTTCTAACCCTGATTTAACTGTATTACCATCAGTGCCTGAAGAAGGGTCAATGCTAGTGATTGCCAGCCCGAAAAAAGATGTTTCTGATCTTGAGGCCAAAAAAATTGTGAAATTTCTTGAGTCAGGTGGAAATCTTTTGTGGCTTTTAGATGATAGTAATTTTAAAGGTCTTGACGAAGTTGCACAATATATTGGCCTGACAGTATTGGATGGGAAGATTTACGATCCAAGTTCTGAGCAGTACGGTTCAACTCCAGGTTTGACTTTCGCTCTTCGCTACGGTGACCATCCGATAACTAGAAATTTTATGTTAAGAACACTGTTTTCAAATCCGAAGGCCTTAAACGCTAAGGGTACTTACGAAAACGGATGGGAAGTGACTGAATTAGTAGACGTTGCAGCCGGGGGATGGCTTGAACGTGGCAATGAAACTAATCCTACCTTTGAAGAAGATCAGGATCAGTCTGGACCTATTAATATAGCGGTAGCATTAAAGCGTGAATATGGCGAAGTCGGTCAGCGAGTTGTTGTTGTAGGTAATTCTGAGTTTTTATCTAATGCTTTTATTACGTCGGGTGGTAACTTAGACCTAGGTGTCAATTTGGTGAACTGGCTCAGCGGCGATGATAAGCTGATCAACATTCAACCCATGCCGCTCAAAGATGTAAATGTTACAATTCCAGAAACACGAACATCATTTGTCATAGCTTGGACTATTTTCCATAGCTTTCAATATTTTATTCCTGTTGGATTATTTATTGGAGGCATTTGGTTGTGGCTCAGAAGAAGAAAGAGATAA
- a CDS encoding ubiquinone biosynthesis methyltransferase UbiE, protein MKKNKTHFGFNEIDIEEKEPLVKEVFSSVASKYDLMNDLMSFGLHRFWKRYVATNITIKDNDHILDLAAGSGDLSILFKKKRPKATIIHSDINQSMLEEGQKKIIDHGLMIPSMLINAEQIPFPDNSFNVVSIGFGLRNMTNKQTVLNEVFRCLKPGGQIVILEFSKIHASLEKIYDLFSFKIIPKVGKQIANDEKSYQYLAESIRMHPDQETLLHMLNDAGFCKTSYTNLSAGVVAVHSGYKS, encoded by the coding sequence TTGAAAAAAAATAAAACGCATTTTGGATTTAATGAAATCGACATTGAAGAAAAAGAACCATTAGTCAAAGAAGTCTTTTCATCGGTTGCTTCCAAATATGATTTAATGAATGACCTCATGTCTTTTGGGCTTCATCGTTTTTGGAAGCGATATGTTGCTACAAATATTACTATAAAAGACAATGATCATATTTTAGATCTTGCGGCAGGATCTGGAGATCTGTCAATTTTATTCAAAAAAAAGAGACCAAAAGCAACTATCATTCACAGCGACATAAATCAAAGCATGCTCGAAGAGGGTCAAAAAAAAATTATTGATCATGGCTTAATGATTCCCTCCATGCTCATTAACGCAGAACAAATTCCATTCCCTGACAATTCATTTAATGTGGTCAGTATTGGTTTTGGATTAAGAAATATGACCAACAAACAGACTGTTTTAAACGAAGTATTCAGATGTCTCAAGCCTGGAGGTCAGATTGTGATACTTGAATTTTCTAAAATTCACGCCTCACTTGAAAAAATTTATGACCTCTTTTCATTTAAGATCATTCCTAAAGTTGGTAAGCAAATTGCAAATGATGAAAAAAGTTATCAATATTTAGCAGAATCAATTCGCATGCACCCGGACCAAGAAACATTGTTACACATGCTTAATGATGCAGGGTTTTGTAAAACCTCGTACACCAATTTATCTGCAGGAGTAGTCGCCGTTCACTCTGGATATAAATCATGA